In Toxoplasma gondii ME49 chromosome X, whole genome shotgun sequence, a single genomic region encodes these proteins:
- a CDS encoding hypothetical protein (encoded by transcript TGME49_200600) — protein sequence MATHSMSCRVPPWIHGLLYLFVEAGNNSGMLGVSIDTGSICCEARRHALVQSDNVIVEQDAHGSRTTFKNDNAAASQTGFCWGASAKRHVCRLTFSTLTSPRDDAEVDCRVHPAVRYCASTL from the coding sequence GGCAACCCACTCTATGTCATGTCGTGTTCCACCGTGGATTCATGGCTTACTCTACTTGTTCGTGGAGGCGGGCAACAACAGTGGAATGTTGGGAGTGTCAATCGACACCGGCAGCATATGCTGTGAGGCGCGAAGACATGCCCTCGTTCAGTCTGACAATGTTATCGTCGAGCAAGATGCCCACGGATCCAGAACCACCTTCAAGAACGACAACGCCGCCGCGTCACAGACCGGTTTCTGTTGGGGGGCCAGCGCCAAACGTCACGTCTGTCGTCTGACCTTCTCCACCCTCACGTCGCCGCGTGACGATGCAGAAGTCGACTGTCGGGTGCACCCGGCAGTACGCTA